From Bordetella flabilis, the proteins below share one genomic window:
- a CDS encoding NEL-type E3 ubiquitin ligase domain-containing protein, whose protein sequence is MYIPGVSALWHSIGARPRQDPSQTAGAGYTGLLIAGIQGAASPQQVDDVRTLLGRLQQDPRGKILLSAMQALHAHHGSLPTIVLERAPGLGRPSLARPVAGTTWYLDMHALDNGGITEAVRELAAVYNNMAGAGAAVGAAHADPFQSYTQDSRRRLDPDLEKAWDSWIGAVRTDGRLWHVRRSVVQQLRIDLKERQCHGGLSRDDFASLMRAIQFGRDTPPPWYSPIVIRVHADAPGDHVPDMGPFQGKRRGHPPPAHAGDATAANEAALPENALPPLPDDLPALCLDGIRRPDLRTLPSGLQLLRARNIGISRVPASLPPCLRVLDLSNNDLRDAPQTFALPPTVEVLRLAGNPLAALPYRLPGGLVELDVARTDLPALPALPASQRRLIASDCCLETLPENLPPDLEYIDASRNRIRSLPAHLPLSLRMLDLSSNELDGLPACITRLVSCTINLELNPLSPRDIPRPAAGQPGPRIHYSMTDVGRGGSRRGRPRLVRGEHPHAIPQSQSGAVQASVARWVGGTAPRMAQARARWDALGDLPDSAEFGQLLDRLHTVQAARDAAFRNDVAEWLMELSMPDRKALRDDTFAACAEATTRCEDRVAWTFNQLKALWQNDDIRRGRYDGRVAEVVDVARQMFRLEVLTGIARRKVASMTVVDEIEVYLAYVVQLRNALQLTTVVPEMRFYTVSHVTADDLADALQAVQAREAAEFDAFLALDYEPWQTLLARLLGDRYQLAQQRMQQALETRFEADLRAALLADDVDPDDADARRIAGVAVMRNIRYGVLGPLTRECLRNVDGAPAQGPERERRGQAATAAPDGRTSDRPAHTPGLPEPAYAEPETMVTSL, encoded by the coding sequence ATGTACATTCCAGGTGTCAGCGCGCTTTGGCATTCGATAGGCGCCCGGCCACGCCAAGATCCGTCGCAAACGGCGGGCGCCGGATATACCGGCCTGCTCATCGCGGGAATCCAGGGGGCCGCCAGCCCCCAACAGGTCGACGACGTCAGGACCCTGCTGGGCCGTTTGCAGCAGGACCCGCGCGGGAAAATCCTGCTGAGCGCCATGCAGGCCCTCCATGCGCACCACGGCAGCCTGCCGACGATCGTCCTGGAGCGCGCACCCGGCCTCGGCCGGCCCTCGCTGGCGCGCCCTGTCGCAGGAACGACCTGGTATCTCGACATGCATGCGCTGGACAATGGCGGCATCACCGAGGCCGTGCGCGAACTGGCGGCGGTGTACAACAACATGGCCGGCGCCGGGGCGGCGGTGGGTGCGGCGCACGCGGACCCGTTCCAGTCGTATACGCAGGACTCCCGCCGGCGGCTCGATCCCGATCTCGAAAAGGCCTGGGACAGCTGGATCGGCGCGGTGCGGACGGACGGCAGGCTGTGGCACGTACGGCGCAGCGTCGTGCAGCAGCTGCGTATCGACCTGAAGGAAAGACAGTGCCATGGCGGCCTGAGCCGCGACGACTTCGCCAGCCTGATGCGCGCCATCCAGTTCGGGCGGGACACGCCGCCGCCTTGGTATTCGCCTATCGTCATCCGCGTGCACGCGGATGCGCCCGGCGACCATGTTCCGGATATGGGGCCGTTCCAGGGCAAGCGCCGCGGCCACCCGCCGCCGGCCCATGCCGGGGATGCAACGGCCGCGAACGAAGCCGCCTTGCCCGAGAACGCCTTGCCGCCGCTGCCCGATGACTTGCCGGCCCTGTGCCTCGACGGGATCCGGCGTCCTGACCTGCGCACGTTGCCCAGCGGCCTGCAGCTGCTGCGGGCGCGCAATATCGGCATCAGCCGGGTCCCGGCTTCCCTGCCGCCCTGCCTGAGGGTACTCGACCTGTCGAACAACGACTTGCGGGATGCGCCGCAGACGTTCGCGCTTCCGCCCACCGTCGAGGTGTTGCGGCTGGCCGGCAATCCGCTGGCCGCGCTGCCATACCGCCTGCCGGGCGGCCTGGTGGAGCTGGACGTGGCGCGCACCGATCTCCCGGCTTTGCCGGCGCTGCCGGCCAGCCAGCGGCGGCTGATCGCAAGCGATTGCTGTCTGGAGACGCTGCCGGAGAACCTGCCGCCCGACCTGGAATATATCGACGCCAGCCGCAACCGGATACGCAGCTTGCCCGCCCACCTTCCCCTGTCCCTGCGCATGCTGGATCTGTCGTCCAACGAACTGGACGGACTGCCGGCCTGCATCACGCGGCTCGTATCCTGCACGATCAACCTGGAACTGAATCCGCTGTCACCGCGCGATATCCCGCGGCCGGCGGCGGGCCAGCCCGGGCCGCGCATCCACTATTCCATGACGGACGTGGGCCGGGGCGGCTCCCGCCGGGGGCGGCCCAGGCTGGTGCGGGGGGAGCACCCGCATGCCATACCGCAATCGCAAAGCGGCGCCGTGCAGGCCAGCGTCGCGCGCTGGGTGGGTGGAACGGCGCCACGCATGGCACAGGCGCGGGCGCGCTGGGACGCGCTGGGCGATCTTCCCGACAGCGCCGAATTCGGCCAGCTGCTGGACCGCCTGCATACGGTGCAGGCCGCGCGCGATGCCGCCTTCCGGAACGATGTAGCGGAATGGCTGATGGAGCTCTCCATGCCGGACCGCAAGGCGCTGCGCGACGATACCTTCGCCGCTTGCGCGGAAGCGACCACCCGCTGCGAGGACCGTGTCGCGTGGACCTTCAACCAACTGAAGGCCCTGTGGCAGAACGATGACATCCGCCGCGGCCGGTACGATGGCCGTGTAGCTGAAGTCGTGGACGTGGCGCGGCAGATGTTCCGGCTGGAAGTCCTGACCGGAATCGCGCGGCGGAAGGTCGCCTCCATGACCGTGGTCGACGAGATCGAGGTCTACCTGGCCTACGTCGTGCAGCTGCGCAACGCATTGCAGCTGACGACGGTCGTGCCCGAGATGCGGTTCTACACCGTGTCGCACGTCACGGCGGACGACCTGGCGGATGCCTTGCAGGCGGTCCAGGCGCGCGAGGCCGCCGAGTTCGACGCCTTCCTCGCGCTGGACTACGAGCCTTGGCAGACCTTGCTGGCGCGGCTGCTGGGCGACCGCTATCAGCTCGCCCAGCAGCGCATGCAGCAAGCCCTGGAGACCCGCTTCGAAGCGGACCTGCGCGCGGCCCTGCTGGCGGATGACGTGGATCCGGACGACGCCGACGCCCGCCGCATCGCCGGCGTGGCCGTCATGCGGAATATCCGCTATGGCGTCCTGGGGCCGCTTACGCGGGAATGCCTGCGGAATGTGGACGGCGCTCCGGCGCAAGGGCCGGAACGGGAGAGGCGGGGGCAGGCCGCCACGGCAGCGCCCGATGGCCGCACATCCGACCGGCCTGCGCACACGCCCGGCCTGCCCGAGCCGGCCTACGCGGAACCGGAAACCATGGTGACGTCCCTGTAG
- a CDS encoding ABC transporter substrate-binding protein, with translation MNRNRRRTIRPGRAKWLAGAIMLAALSAGAAAQQKTLYVGMNGGDMERAFTQHVFPAFEKANNVKIVVVPGTSTEVLAKAQAYKNTPQMHVMFLDDGVMARAVSMGLCEKLQDSPVLKDLYPAAVMKDGMAAGIDMGMTGLGYNTRLFKQNGWAAPTSWGDLADPKYKGKVVFQSAANSTFGLHGFLMFNRMQGGDDQHVDPGFAKWGDTIGPNVLEYIPNSAKLAEMIQSDEAAIFPLTPTAIARLKRRGIPVEYAQPKEGSVILMVGECVVARNSEPELAQKLALYLLSPQAQASALQYGGHFPSNRTVQADAGNQDMLKQFQAYMQTAKVLDWDAINATRAAFNARWNRTVER, from the coding sequence ATGAATCGGAATCGCCGCAGGACCATCCGCCCCGGCCGTGCCAAGTGGCTGGCGGGCGCCATCATGCTGGCCGCGCTGTCGGCCGGCGCCGCCGCGCAACAGAAGACGCTGTATGTCGGCATGAACGGCGGCGATATGGAGCGCGCCTTTACGCAGCACGTCTTTCCGGCCTTCGAAAAGGCCAACAACGTGAAGATCGTCGTCGTGCCCGGGACCTCCACCGAGGTCCTGGCCAAGGCCCAGGCCTACAAGAACACGCCGCAGATGCACGTCATGTTCCTGGACGACGGCGTGATGGCGCGTGCGGTGTCCATGGGGTTGTGCGAAAAGCTGCAGGACAGTCCGGTGCTGAAGGACCTGTATCCCGCGGCGGTCATGAAGGACGGCATGGCCGCGGGCATCGACATGGGCATGACGGGCCTGGGCTACAACACCCGCCTGTTCAAGCAGAACGGCTGGGCGGCGCCGACTTCCTGGGGCGATCTGGCGGACCCGAAGTACAAGGGCAAGGTGGTGTTCCAGTCGGCCGCCAACAGCACCTTCGGCCTGCATGGCTTCCTGATGTTCAATCGCATGCAAGGCGGCGACGACCAGCATGTCGACCCCGGCTTCGCCAAATGGGGCGACACCATCGGGCCCAATGTGCTTGAATACATTCCCAACTCCGCCAAACTGGCCGAGATGATCCAGTCCGACGAGGCGGCCATTTTTCCGTTGACGCCCACCGCCATCGCGCGCCTGAAACGCCGCGGCATCCCGGTGGAGTATGCGCAGCCGAAGGAGGGGTCGGTGATCCTGATGGTGGGCGAATGCGTGGTGGCCAGGAACTCCGAACCGGAACTGGCGCAGAAGCTGGCGCTGTACCTGTTGTCGCCGCAGGCGCAGGCCAGCGCGCTGCAGTACGGCGGCCATTTCCCGTCGAACCGTACCGTGCAGGCCGACGCCGGCAACCAGGACATGCTCAAGCAGTTCCAGGCCTATATGCAGACCGCCAAGGTGCTGGACTGGGATGCCATCAATGCAACGCGCGCGGCGTTCAACGCGCGCTGGAACCGCACGGTGGAGCGGTGA
- a CDS encoding SDR family NAD(P)-dependent oxidoreductase encodes MSGTVFDFQGKVAVVTGGSQGIGEACARRIARDGAAVAIWDVADGPGQALAQALEREGARAAYIRCNVADKAAVDAAVAATRQAYGRIDYLVSNAGIVRTGNFLDITEQEWDEVLDVNLKGAFLVGQAVARVMVEQGGGAIVHMSSVNAVMAIPTIAAYNVSKGGLGQLTRVMALALVDHGIRVNAVGPGTIATELARKAVLADESTRARLMSRTPMRRLGEPAEVADAVAYLLSDAASYITGETLFVDGGRLALNYTV; translated from the coding sequence ATGAGCGGCACAGTATTCGATTTCCAGGGCAAGGTCGCGGTCGTCACTGGCGGCTCGCAGGGGATAGGCGAGGCCTGCGCCCGGCGTATCGCCCGCGATGGCGCCGCCGTGGCGATCTGGGACGTCGCCGACGGCCCGGGGCAGGCCCTGGCGCAGGCCCTCGAACGCGAGGGCGCACGCGCCGCTTACATCCGCTGCAACGTGGCGGACAAGGCGGCGGTGGACGCCGCCGTGGCGGCCACGCGCCAGGCCTACGGCCGCATCGACTACCTGGTCAGCAACGCCGGTATCGTCCGCACGGGCAACTTCCTGGACATCACCGAGCAGGAATGGGATGAGGTGCTGGACGTCAACCTGAAGGGCGCCTTCCTGGTGGGGCAGGCGGTGGCCCGCGTCATGGTGGAGCAGGGCGGGGGCGCCATCGTGCACATGAGCTCGGTCAACGCCGTCATGGCGATTCCCACCATCGCCGCGTACAACGTGAGCAAGGGCGGTCTCGGCCAACTGACGCGCGTGATGGCCCTGGCGCTGGTGGACCACGGCATCCGGGTCAACGCGGTGGGGCCGGGCACCATCGCCACGGAGCTGGCGCGCAAGGCGGTCCTGGCCGACGAGTCCACGCGCGCCCGGCTGATGAGCCGCACCCCCATGCGGCGCCTGGGCGAGCCGGCGGAAGTGGCCGATGCCGTGGCCTACCTGCTGAGCGACGCCGCCAGCTATATCACCGGAGAGACGCTGTTCGTCGACGGCGGCCGGCTGGCGCTGAACTACACCGTTTGA
- a CDS encoding (2Fe-2S)-binding protein: MPLLTRLSERHRPTVAFVLDGRPAQALAGDTVLTAVLTQAERLRQTEFSGASRAGFCMMGACQDCWMRLEDGTRLRACSTFIAPGMRLVSTAPEFHS; the protein is encoded by the coding sequence ATGCCCTTGTTGACGCGCTTGTCCGAGCGCCACCGGCCCACGGTGGCCTTTGTCCTGGATGGCCGTCCGGCGCAGGCGCTGGCGGGGGACACCGTGCTGACCGCCGTGCTGACACAGGCCGAACGCCTCCGTCAGACCGAGTTCAGCGGCGCGTCGCGTGCCGGGTTCTGCATGATGGGCGCATGCCAGGACTGCTGGATGCGGCTGGAAGACGGCACGCGGCTGCGCGCCTGCTCCACCTTTATCGCACCGGGCATGCGCCTGGTATCCACGGCGCCGGAGTTCCATTCATGA
- a CDS encoding ABC transporter permease has product MLKNGPLALAFNALVVAFVLAPLVVVCLVAFTPEATLTVPTADFSLRWFRALFEHADFMQSFRNSLVLATLSATLAVCLALPAASALTRYRFPGRELLNGLLLSPLMIPHLVLGVALMRFFALIGTSGSLAWLVASHVIVVTPYVLRLLVGSLVGFDRSIEHAALSLSASRAAVFFKVTLPLIVPGVFGGWLLAFINSFDELTMSVFITAPTTVTLPVRMYMYATESIDPMMAAVSAMVIGLTVLAMLLLDRVYGLDRVLVGQR; this is encoded by the coding sequence ATGTTGAAGAACGGGCCGCTGGCTTTGGCGTTCAATGCGCTGGTCGTGGCGTTCGTGCTGGCGCCGCTGGTGGTGGTCTGCCTGGTGGCATTCACCCCGGAAGCGACGTTGACCGTCCCGACCGCGGATTTCTCCCTGCGCTGGTTCCGCGCCCTGTTCGAGCATGCCGACTTCATGCAGTCGTTCCGCAACAGCCTGGTGCTGGCGACGCTGTCGGCCACGCTGGCCGTATGCCTGGCGCTGCCGGCGGCCAGCGCATTGACCCGCTACCGCTTTCCTGGACGCGAGCTGCTGAACGGGCTGCTGCTGTCGCCGTTGATGATTCCGCATCTCGTACTGGGCGTCGCGCTGATGCGTTTTTTTGCGCTGATCGGCACCAGCGGGAGTCTCGCCTGGCTCGTCGCCAGCCATGTGATCGTCGTCACACCTTACGTGCTGCGCCTGCTGGTCGGCTCGCTGGTGGGTTTCGACCGGTCCATCGAGCACGCCGCATTGTCGCTCAGCGCGAGCCGCGCTGCGGTCTTCTTCAAGGTGACCCTGCCGCTGATCGTGCCCGGTGTTTTCGGCGGCTGGCTGCTTGCCTTCATCAACAGCTTCGACGAACTGACGATGTCGGTGTTCATCACCGCGCCGACCACCGTCACCTTGCCGGTGCGCATGTACATGTATGCCACCGAATCAATCGACCCCATGATGGCCGCGGTGTCGGCCATGGTGATCGGCCTGACCGTGCTCGCGATGCTGTTGCTGGACCGCGTCTATGGCCTGGACCGTGTGCTGGTGGGGCAGCGATGA
- a CDS encoding RraA family protein — translation MIGFEIHARQRAVSAEVAQRFAAIPVANISDVMSRMAAGGTRLRPMHDGTVMSGPALTVKTRPGDNLMVHKALGMAQPGDVIVVDAGGDLTNAIIGELMAGYAQTRKIGGIVINGAIRDAGALRRSSLPVYAAGVTHRGPYKDGPGEINCAIALDGMVIQPGDLVIGDEDGLLCIPYDQVESVYQAAAAKHAAEEKTVADIAAGKLDTSWIDARLSQLGCVIHTR, via the coding sequence ATGATCGGTTTTGAAATCCACGCGCGCCAACGCGCCGTGTCCGCCGAGGTCGCGCAGCGTTTCGCCGCCATCCCCGTCGCCAATATCAGCGACGTCATGTCGCGCATGGCCGCAGGCGGTACGCGCCTGCGCCCGATGCACGACGGCACGGTCATGTCCGGACCGGCGCTGACCGTCAAGACGCGCCCGGGCGACAACCTGATGGTGCACAAGGCCCTGGGCATGGCCCAGCCGGGCGACGTCATCGTCGTGGACGCGGGCGGCGACCTGACCAACGCCATCATCGGTGAACTGATGGCCGGTTATGCGCAGACCCGCAAGATCGGCGGCATCGTCATCAATGGGGCCATCCGCGATGCGGGCGCCTTGCGTCGCAGCTCGCTGCCCGTGTATGCCGCCGGCGTGACGCATCGCGGTCCCTACAAGGACGGGCCGGGCGAGATCAACTGCGCGATCGCGCTGGACGGCATGGTGATCCAGCCGGGCGATCTGGTCATCGGCGACGAGGACGGGCTGCTGTGCATTCCGTACGACCAGGTCGAAAGCGTCTACCAGGCCGCCGCCGCCAAGCACGCCGCCGAGGAAAAGACCGTCGCCGATATCGCCGCCGGCAAGCTGGACACCAGCTGGATCGATGCGCGGCTGTCGCAGCTGGGCTGCGTCATCCATACGCGCTAG
- the panB gene encoding 3-methyl-2-oxobutanoate hydroxymethyltransferase gives MYPTAAQAPQAPRKPITLATLAAMHQRGEKLAMLTCYDASFAALLDQCGVDILLVGDSLGNVVQGQTSTLPVTLEHIIYHTECVVRGNKTAWVLADMPWGSYHESPAQAYASAARLMAAGAQMVKVEGMDGRTPWMSQIVAFLSERGIPVCAHMGLTPQFVHALGGYRVQGKDESGAAHLKQQARVMRDAGANMLLYEMVPAALAAEITADVGIPTIGIGAGAGCSGQVLVLHDMLDIFPGRKARFVRNFMDGAGSIQQAVQAYVRAVKDGSFPAPEHAY, from the coding sequence ATGTATCCGACCGCCGCCCAAGCGCCGCAAGCACCGCGCAAGCCCATCACCCTGGCCACCCTGGCCGCGATGCACCAGCGCGGCGAAAAGCTCGCCATGCTGACCTGCTATGACGCCAGCTTCGCCGCGCTGCTGGACCAGTGCGGGGTTGACATCCTGCTGGTGGGAGATTCCCTGGGCAACGTCGTCCAGGGGCAGACCTCCACGCTTCCGGTGACCCTGGAACACATCATCTATCACACCGAATGCGTCGTGCGCGGCAACAAGACCGCGTGGGTCCTGGCCGACATGCCCTGGGGCAGCTACCACGAATCGCCGGCCCAGGCGTACGCCAGCGCGGCGCGGCTGATGGCTGCGGGCGCGCAGATGGTCAAGGTCGAAGGCATGGACGGCCGGACGCCGTGGATGTCGCAGATTGTCGCCTTCCTGTCCGAGCGGGGCATTCCGGTCTGCGCCCATATGGGCCTGACGCCGCAGTTCGTGCATGCCCTGGGCGGCTATCGCGTGCAAGGCAAGGACGAGTCCGGGGCGGCGCACCTGAAGCAGCAGGCGCGCGTGATGCGGGACGCGGGCGCCAATATGCTGTTGTACGAGATGGTGCCGGCGGCGCTGGCCGCCGAAATCACCGCGGACGTCGGCATCCCGACCATCGGGATCGGGGCCGGCGCCGGGTGTTCAGGCCAGGTACTGGTACTGCACGACATGCTGGATATCTTCCCCGGCCGCAAGGCGCGCTTCGTGCGCAACTTCATGGACGGGGCGGGCAGCATCCAGCAAGCCGTGCAGGCCTACGTGCGCGCCGTGAAGGATGGCAGCTTCCCGGCGCCGGAGCACGCCTACTAG
- a CDS encoding NAD(P)/FAD-dependent oxidoreductase yields the protein MMERIDTEVAIIGGGIVGASAALFLRRRGLPVTLLEAGACGAKASGVNYGGVRRQGRPLEQMPLARRAHQLWGQLPALIGTDCEYVRSGHLKLARTDADVAELERYRHATRGFGMDLEMLDRAALDRRFGWLGASVIGGSFCPEDGHANPRLVSPAFALAARRAGAQVREQVAVDSVLHDGERFVLRAGAALEVRARRLLNCAGAWAHRFAAAFGEAVPETAIHPLMMVTEPLPPFMTVSLGMQGGGIYARQVDRGNCVIGGGRGVSSSPDFARPGRAQIAALLGKAADLLPALRSAHVIRFWSGVEGSMPDHNPVLGPSATTPGLFHGFGFSGAGFQIGPAAGEVLADLAATGTTGIAIDAFRIDRYAAVAHAAGDSALRFHGHSLEST from the coding sequence ATGATGGAACGCATCGATACCGAAGTCGCCATCATCGGGGGCGGCATCGTGGGGGCGAGCGCGGCGCTTTTCCTGCGGCGGCGCGGCTTGCCGGTGACCCTGTTGGAAGCGGGCGCGTGCGGCGCCAAGGCCAGCGGCGTGAACTATGGCGGGGTGCGGCGGCAGGGCCGGCCCCTGGAGCAAATGCCCCTGGCGCGGCGCGCGCACCAGTTGTGGGGCCAACTGCCCGCGCTGATCGGCACGGATTGCGAATATGTACGCTCCGGCCATCTCAAGCTGGCGCGCACGGACGCCGATGTCGCCGAACTGGAACGTTATCGGCACGCCACGCGCGGCTTCGGCATGGACCTGGAAATGCTCGACCGCGCGGCGCTGGACCGTCGTTTCGGCTGGCTGGGCGCCAGCGTGATCGGCGGTTCCTTCTGCCCCGAGGATGGCCACGCCAATCCGCGCCTGGTGTCGCCGGCATTCGCCCTCGCCGCGCGGCGCGCTGGCGCGCAGGTCCGCGAGCAGGTCGCGGTCGACAGCGTGCTGCATGACGGCGAACGGTTCGTATTGCGCGCCGGCGCGGCATTGGAAGTGCGCGCCCGCCGCCTGTTGAACTGCGCGGGGGCGTGGGCGCATCGTTTCGCGGCCGCCTTCGGGGAAGCGGTGCCTGAAACCGCCATACATCCGTTGATGATGGTCACCGAGCCGCTGCCGCCCTTCATGACGGTCAGCCTGGGCATGCAGGGCGGCGGCATCTATGCGCGCCAGGTGGACCGCGGCAATTGCGTGATCGGCGGCGGGCGCGGCGTTTCGTCCAGTCCCGACTTCGCCCGGCCTGGCCGCGCGCAGATCGCGGCGTTGCTGGGCAAGGCGGCGGACCTGTTGCCCGCCCTGCGCAGTGCGCACGTCATCCGTTTCTGGTCCGGTGTCGAGGGCAGCATGCCCGACCATAATCCGGTGCTGGGGCCCAGCGCCACCACGCCGGGGCTGTTTCATGGCTTCGGGTTTTCCGGGGCCGGCTTCCAGATCGGGCCGGCGGCCGGCGAAGTGCTGGCCGACCTCGCCGCCACCGGCACGACCGGAATTGCCATCGATGCCTTCCGCATCGACCGTTACGCGGCCGTCGCTCATGCGGCCGGCGATAGCGCGCTTCGTTTCCATGGGCACTCGCTGGAGTCGACATGA
- a CDS encoding ABC transporter permease, with translation MSAAGHTEAPARALGMPRRNVDGLPAILGSIPVGLLFLTLVVTPLALTFALTFSPFDYNAGIQPGYTLHHYAEVLTDSYFVGIFWRTLWISVVTTLICVMVGVPEAYILSRMRKPWRSIFLLAVLSPLLISLVVRAFGWSMLLGPSGLVGQAAEALGLGPLLYTPTAIVIGLVHIMLPFMIIPVWTSLQKLDPSVEHAAYSLNASRAQTLWRVVLPQCMPGVLSGSLIVFGLSASSFAIPALLGGRRLKMVATIVYDEFLTELNWPLGATLAILLLVLNVIIMMAYNRVIERSYRRSLG, from the coding sequence ATGAGCGCGGCGGGCCACACCGAGGCGCCGGCGCGCGCCTTGGGCATGCCGCGGCGCAATGTGGACGGCCTGCCCGCCATCCTCGGTTCGATTCCCGTCGGGCTGCTCTTCCTCACGCTGGTCGTGACTCCGCTGGCGCTGACTTTCGCGCTGACCTTCAGCCCATTCGACTACAACGCCGGCATCCAGCCCGGCTACACGCTGCACCACTATGCGGAGGTGCTGACCGATTCCTACTTCGTCGGCATTTTCTGGCGGACCCTGTGGATCTCGGTGGTGACCACGCTGATCTGCGTGATGGTCGGCGTGCCGGAAGCCTACATCCTGAGCCGCATGCGCAAGCCGTGGCGCTCGATCTTCCTGCTGGCCGTGCTGTCGCCCCTGCTGATCTCCCTGGTGGTGCGCGCGTTCGGCTGGAGTATGTTGCTGGGACCGTCCGGGCTGGTCGGGCAGGCGGCGGAGGCGCTGGGACTTGGGCCGCTGCTGTACACGCCCACGGCCATCGTGATCGGCCTGGTGCACATCATGCTGCCCTTCATGATCATTCCGGTGTGGACGTCGCTGCAGAAACTCGATCCTTCCGTCGAACACGCGGCCTATTCGCTGAATGCGTCGCGCGCGCAAACGTTGTGGCGGGTGGTGTTGCCGCAGTGCATGCCGGGCGTGCTGTCCGGCAGCCTGATCGTGTTCGGGCTGAGCGCCAGTTCCTTCGCAATACCCGCCTTGCTGGGCGGGCGCCGGCTGAAGATGGTCGCCACCATCGTGTACGACGAATTCCTGACCGAGCTGAACTGGCCGCTGGGCGCCACCCTGGCGATCCTGCTGCTGGTCCTCAACGTCATCATCATGATGGCCTACAACCGCGTCATCGAGCGGTCGTACCGCCGCAGCCTGGGCTGA
- a CDS encoding NAD(P)/FAD-dependent oxidoreductase, which yields MNDTRAVIVGAGPAGIRAAQVLVGAGLRPIVLDEAPRAGGQIYRQPPPGFDRSGRELYGFEHRKAHRLHRAMEALLPAIDYRPGALVWNCEDRLLDVLHGGRNHAIGYDRLILATGATDRVLPFPGWTTPGVYTLGGAQVALKYQGCGIGRRVVFMGTGPLLYLVAYQYARAGAGVAAVLDTAGTADRVSALPGMLRAPGVLAKGLYYMAWLRLHGVPVYQGVRPDHVVGHDRVSGIAFRARGDAAADLRRIACDAVAYGLGLRAETQLASLSGCDFDFHGRDRAWLPRRDVAGRATVPGVYLAGDGAGIAGADAAELAGERAALALLEDIGVPVADRRIAVLQRRLAQQQKLRDALERAFPFPADWAATLGDDVILCRCEEITAGALRESARAQGAGELNRMKALTRVGMGRCQGRMCGAAAAELLAQASGVALPQVGRLRAQPPVKPIPVYPFREGTAWPLPDLPDLAGPLDTGIVSSLRADGVEAGAYAAEPLSPRAAP from the coding sequence ATGAACGACACGCGCGCCGTCATCGTCGGGGCCGGCCCGGCCGGCATACGCGCCGCGCAGGTGCTGGTCGGCGCCGGCCTGCGGCCCATCGTGCTGGACGAGGCCCCGCGCGCGGGCGGGCAGATCTACCGGCAGCCTCCGCCCGGGTTCGACCGGTCCGGGCGCGAGCTGTACGGCTTCGAGCATCGCAAGGCCCATCGCCTGCACCGCGCCATGGAGGCGCTGCTGCCCGCCATTGATTACCGGCCCGGTGCGCTGGTCTGGAATTGCGAGGACCGCCTGCTGGACGTCCTGCACGGGGGCCGCAACCATGCCATCGGCTACGACCGCCTGATCCTCGCGACGGGCGCCACCGATCGCGTCCTGCCCTTTCCCGGCTGGACCACGCCCGGCGTCTATACGTTGGGCGGCGCGCAGGTGGCGCTGAAGTACCAGGGCTGCGGCATCGGCCGGCGCGTAGTGTTCATGGGAACGGGCCCATTGCTGTACCTGGTGGCCTACCAGTACGCCCGCGCGGGCGCCGGCGTGGCTGCCGTGCTGGACACCGCCGGCACCGCGGACCGCGTGTCGGCCTTGCCCGGGATGCTGCGCGCGCCCGGCGTGCTCGCCAAGGGGCTCTATTACATGGCGTGGCTGCGGCTGCACGGCGTGCCGGTGTACCAGGGCGTGCGCCCGGACCATGTGGTCGGGCACGACCGGGTCAGCGGCATTGCATTCCGCGCCAGGGGCGATGCGGCGGCAGACCTTCGGCGCATTGCCTGCGACGCCGTGGCCTACGGGCTGGGCTTGCGTGCCGAGACGCAGCTCGCGAGCCTGAGCGGCTGCGACTTCGACTTCCATGGCCGCGACCGCGCCTGGCTGCCGCGCCGCGATGTTGCGGGACGGGCGACCGTACCGGGCGTTTATCTGGCGGGCGACGGCGCGGGTATCGCGGGCGCCGACGCGGCCGAACTGGCCGGCGAGCGCGCCGCCCTGGCCTTGCTGGAGGACATCGGCGTGCCGGTGGCGGACCGCCGTATCGCCGTGCTGCAACGCCGGCTGGCGCAGCAGCAGAAATTGCGCGATGCGCTGGAACGGGCCTTTCCGTTTCCGGCGGACTGGGCCGCCACGCTGGGCGACGACGTAATCCTGTGCCGCTGCGAGGAAATCACCGCGGGCGCCTTGCGCGAGTCGGCGCGTGCGCAGGGCGCGGGCGAGCTCAACCGCATGAAAGCCCTGACGCGCGTCGGCATGGGCCGGTGCCAGGGGCGAATGTGCGGCGCCGCCGCGGCCGAATTGCTGGCGCAGGCCAGCGGAGTGGCGCTGCCGCAGGTGGGCCGGTTACGGGCCCAGCCGCCGGTCAAGCCCATCCCGGTGTACCCCTTCCGTGAAGGCACGGCCTGGCCCTTGCCGGACTTGCCGGACCTGGCAGGGCCCCTGGACACCGGGATCGTCTCCAGCCTGCGGGCGGACGGGGTCGAGGCTGGGGCCTACGCGGCCGAACCGCTGTCGCCGCGGGCGGCGCCATGA